The Nostoc cf. commune SO-36 genomic sequence AAACTTCACTCTTCAAAATCTTCTTCACTCAGTTCTTCGTAAAGCAAATCTAATCCAATCAGTACTCTTTCTCTATCGGAAAGATCGCCGATGATTTTGCGAACAGGTGGAGGCAAAATTTTAGATAATGTTGGTGTCGCCAATATTTTATCTTCTTCTGCCAGTTGTGGGCTTTTCAACACATCGATCACTTTTAAAGCATAAACACCTTCAAACTCCTGTTCTAAAATATCTTTGAGTGTTTTTAATGCCCGGACTGAAGTAGGGGTGTTTCCTGCTACGTAAAGCTTGAGAACGTAGGCTTTTTTGGGTTTTTTCATATAATTAATGTCTAGTCATGAGCATAAGAATACAAGATGAGAACGCACATTGACAGTAACTAATGACAGTAGCTTGTTAGAAGTGAAATATTGCTAAATTCAATTTATTTAGAAATTGAACTCCTATAGACTTCGCACAGATGAGCTAGGATATCTATCAACGTTAGGCGGTAATCAAGTAATGCTTCATTGCTCCTTCCTTCTAATTTTAGCTGGTTAGAAAAATCTTCAATTACCTCCATGTGAATTTCGATTATTTGGGGCACAGGAATATTAGCATAAAATATAGTATTGATAAATTTATCAATTTTATCTTTTAGTGATTTATCTGTAGTAAAATAATCTATAAGAATTAAGCTATAATCTGATTTAAGCTGTTTTAATAATTCTTGTCTTTCGGGCGGAGTCATCTCCTGAAAATACTGTTGGCTTTTTTGCATCTGACTGACAAATACATAGAGGTATTTGTTAGTGTATGCCCTACTTTGATTTTCTTGCAGCCAATGGGGTAAAGAGTTGGTTTCTCCAGAGGTGGTTGCAGCAACAGGTAGGTAGCGAAATTGGGCAATAATTGCGTCCATAAATTTGCACACCCACGTAATCAAACCTTTGTGGTTGGCTAAGTCAACTGGATTATTTAAGCATTTTTTAACATCAGGTTGCAGAATCAATATCGGTAATAACATTTATTCTTAAATATCTCTCCTTAATCGCCCTGACCAAGAAAGGTGGCGGATAAGTTTGGCTAACGCTTCTAGGGTAATACTGGGTTTGCAGTATACTGGTGATTACACCGCAAAACAACGCTCTGTGTTAACAGAGAGTGCTAGCCACTCAACAACCCAGTGCAGCAACTGAGTGGTAGGACTTAGTAAGTCTTTAGATCGTCCATCAAGTATTTATCCGCATAGCAAAACACAGTTGCTAACTTATTACTTACACATCTTATGTATGTAAATAAATAGATAGATTTTTTTATGTTGCTCCTTGATAAGATACTTAAACGAACTTAAAGGATTGTCGCATTCTAAATCATTATAATTCCTCAAGGTTCTAAAGCGAATCTTTAGCGCCATAATTGTTTTAGCTGTCGCTATCGATGAGGAGTTTAAATACCAGTAAGACACTGGTGAGGTTAGTTGTTAGAAATGAGAAACGTCGCCTTTTGAAAAAATGCACTCGTCCGCAAGCAAGTGCCTATGAAGGGAAATCCCGTTGTTTTAATGGCGTTGAAATAACCAGAGTTGCTTATATGAGTCTTCTTAGAGGATATGACTTCAGGCGAAAAGACCATCAACTGGCAGATGGAAATGCCGGAGGGTTCCACAGGAAGAATGACCCCAAAAGCCCTATGTTAATGCTAGATTACCCGCTTTATAACTTTCAGGCAACCGTACCTAGCTGCCCGCAAACAAGTTCTCTGGCAGTGGTGTTGGATATTTTTGAGCATGAGCAGTGCGATCGCTTGGTAATAGTGAATCAACAAAAATGTCCGATCGGATTGCTGTATTCTGCCCGTTTAATCCCAAAATTATTAGCACGTAGTGACAATAAAAATTTAAATTTACAGCAATCGCTCTCTACTTGGGGTCAAGGTCTGATTGAGCCAATACAGACAATATTAGCTTCTGAGCCTGTAGAGCGATTGAGCTTGCACTTGTGCTATCCACAAACCGAAAAATACCAAAACTTAGATTGGACGCTGATTGACTCTGATGGCAGATATTTGGGACTGCTGGATAGTTCACGCCTGTTGCGATCGCTGGCTCAGGAACGCATCGTTGGGTTACAAAGTTCAGGCATCCGCAGTTCGTCTGGCGATCGCCGCCATGAGTATAATGCTGGGACAAATGACCCCAATTGTTTAGGACACCAGCCACTGGTACACTTGCTCGAGAGACTGCCTTGGCCTTTGATGTTGCAAACGGGTACTGGCGAGGTGTTAGCACGAAATCCCGCCTGGTGGCAGCAATTAGGAGCCTTGAAAGATCCAGAAGGAGTCAGGCAACAAGTGGAAGCAATACTTGTTCCTAAACCCTCCGAAAAATCAGAATATGTCAGCCAACGAGCAATCAAGGTTCATCCTAGCGGTAGGGATGAATATGGTGCTGAACAAGAACTGACTCAGCAAGAAGCATCTGGTGATGCTGTATACAGCCGATGCTATTTAGATAGTCAAGTGGGTACTTGTACCTGCGTTGTCGAAGTGCAAAATGGTCAGGAGAGAATCTGGCAATTTGCCAAAATTCCCTTAGATAGTCCTGAGTTGAAAGCGATGAGTGCTGAATCAGAAGTTGCACTCAGCAATGATTTGTGGTTGATTTTAGCTACTGATGTTACCGAACAGCAGCAGCTTTGCAAAGAACTAGCAGCAAAGAATGCCGATTTAATTCAACTAAATCGGTTGAAGGACGAGTTTTAGCTTGTATTAGTCATGAACTCAAACTCCCCTAACTGCCGTTTTGGGGTTATCGCGCTTGCTCGTAGATCAGCAGTTGGGAGAACTTAACGAGCGTCAAGCCCGTTATGCAGGACTGATTCATCAAAGTGGACGCCACCTGATGAGTGTAGTGAATGATATTTTAGATTTGACCCGCATGGAAACGGGACAAATGGAGTTGACGCTGACTCCGGTGAAAATTAGTGCCGTGTGCGATCGCGCCCTAGCGGAAGCCAAAGCTATCCACACTCAAACTACTAAAACTACATCTGCCTCACCACCTGCAAATGCTCGTTCATCTGCTCCTCAATTCTGCCTTTCCATTGAACTCGGCTTAGATCAGATGGTGGCAGATGAGTTGCGCTTACGCCAGATGCTAGTACACCTACTTTCCAACGCCTTTAAATTCACCGAAATATCTGGCGAAATTGGGTTGCGGGTAAGTCGTTGGGAAGGATGGATTGCCTTTACAGTTTGGGATACAGGCATTGGCATTCCTGAACATCAACAACACTTAATATTTCAAAAATTCCAACAACTAGAAAATCCCCTTACCCGCCAATTTGAAGGCACTGGTTTGGGGCTGGTATTAACTAGGGCTTTAGCGCGTCTCCACGGAGGAGATGTCAGTTTCTTATCGCGTGAAGGAAAAGGTAGTCAGTTTACCCTACTTCTGCCGCCCAGTCCGCCAAAAACAGGCTTTTCTGAACCTGATATGGGAATCAGAGAAGATGAAGAAACACGATATCAACCTACACGGGAAATTCCCACAACAGATCGTCAGCAAGTTACTACAACCACACAGCATCATCCTGCTAGTTCGCAAAGGTTGGTGTTGGTAGTCGAAGCAGTAGCCCGATATATTGAAGACTTGACCGAACAACTCAAAAGTTTAGGATATCGGGTAGTGATTGCGCGATCGGGGACAGAAGCAGTCGAAAAAGCTCGGCGCTTGCAACCAATAGCGATATTTTTGAATCCGTTGCTACCCCTGCTATCAGGCTGGGATGTGCTAACTTTACTAAAATCTGACACTGCAACCCGTCATATATCTGTAATTGTTACCGCAACGGGAGCCGAAAAGGAGCAAGCATTTGCTCACCGAGCCGATGGTTTTTTAAGCTTGCCAGTAGAGCATCAGGTATTAGCACCAGTTCTCGAAAAATTATGTACTGTACAAGCAGTTCCCCAGCTAGGGTTAAACAACAGCGCAATTATCCCAACTAAAACCCCACTGCGAATTCTCCGGTTAGTGAATCCCCAGTTGGAATCAGTCAATCCGCACCCCTCACTTCGAGAACATCGGGTGATTGAAGTAGATGATCTAGATCAGGCAGAACTTTTGGCGCGGGTGTGGCAGTTTGATGTCATTTTGCTAGATGTCGAAAGTACCACCGCCCAAATTTATTTAAAGCAACTAATTGGGCATTCACGTTTAGCGGCTATACCACTGGTTACTTGCGATGTCGCAACTACTTTAATCGCTTCTAAGATACCGGGGCTATCTGTATTTCCTTACTTAACACCATTTGCTAAAGATAACAACAGTCGCGCCGAGAAAACAGATGCTTTACTATCAGTACTGCAAATCGCTTCTGGTATTTGCTGTCCTCCTAACATTTTGGTCGTGGATTTGACAATGCTGCGTGATTTTCCCCAGATAAGACGCAAGCAAGTTAAGGGTTATCGGACAGCAAAAAATTGCTCAATTAGTACTGAAACTGCTGAACGGGGATCTGAATGGTTCCAAGCTTTAATTCAATACCTACAAACAGCAGGCTTTAAAGCGGCAATGAGTCCCTGTTGGGCAGAAGTGTTACAACAGATTCGCCACCAAAGTGTTGACTTACTGCTAATTTGTTTAGGAGAATCTGCTATCCACAAAGATGTACTCAAAGCAGTAAAAACATTGGGAGATTCGCCGTTAAAGTTGCCACCAATTTTGGTACTCAATCAACGATTAAATCGCCCAGAAAGCAATTTCCAGCCTGGGGTTTATAAGGAAGACAAGCAGAAGAAGAATGATTTGGAATCAATAGAAACTGTTGTTGGTGCGATCGCTACCCAAATATTACCGCGATCAATATCAATGGAAGACCTATTAAGCCAGATTAATCAAGCTTTAGCTGTCAATGGTTACAATGGCAAATGTTAATTGGGAATGGGGCATGGGGCATGGGGCAGGTGGCA encodes the following:
- the kaiB gene encoding circadian clock protein KaiB, with the protein product MKKPKKAYVLKLYVAGNTPTSVRALKTLKDILEQEFEGVYALKVIDVLKSPQLAEEDKILATPTLSKILPPPVRKIIGDLSDRERVLIGLDLLYEELSEEDFEE
- a CDS encoding circadian clock protein KaiA, which produces MLLPILILQPDVKKCLNNPVDLANHKGLITWVCKFMDAIIAQFRYLPVAATTSGETNSLPHWLQENQSRAYTNKYLYVFVSQMQKSQQYFQEMTPPERQELLKQLKSDYSLILIDYFTTDKSLKDKIDKFINTIFYANIPVPQIIEIHMEVIEDFSNQLKLEGRSNEALLDYRLTLIDILAHLCEVYRSSISK